The following nucleotide sequence is from Flavobacteriales bacterium.
TTTGATTTATCAATTTCAATCTTTAATCCTTCCCTTAACTCTTTCAGGTTTGGTTTAAAGAGGGTGACGTTTTTATAACTGAAAAAATTATTTTTTTTGGGGTCGACACAGGTTGCTATTTTTTCCTGATTAAAAAAAGCAATTAGCGTTTCAATCACCCGGTGAGTTAAAACTCCTTTATTGTAATCTTCGAATACTACTACTTTAGGTTTAACCTGAGAAGTAAGTGATTTTACGGATTGAATAAAGCGGTTTTCCTCATCGGAATTTAAGTCATCCGTTTGCTCTTCATCCACCCGCATCATTTGTTGCGATTGCGAAATAACACGCGTTTTAACAGTGGTAATTCTTCCCTCAGATGAAATAATTCCATGCGCCGATAGTCCCCAACCGCGGACTAATGCTTCCAATTCTTCACCTTTTCGATCTGCACCTACCACCGAGCAGATATAAGGTTTAGCTCCCAGCGCTAATAGATTTAAGGCAACATTCGCAGCTCCACCCAGGCGATCTTCTTTTCGGGTAACATTGATTACAGGTACAGGCGCTTCAGGCGAAATGCGTTCAACTTTTCCCCACAAATAGGCATCGATCATTACATCTCCAATCACCAATACCGGTGTATCGGAAAACGACTTAATGAAAGCGCTGATGTCCATATTCATTTTAAAAGTGCCAGTGTATTTTTTAACCGCTTCATGGCTTCAGTAATCAGATCTTCGGATGTAGCATATGAAATACGAATACAATTCGGCTCACCAAAAGCATCACCTGTGACAAGGGCTATTTGACCGTGCTCGAGTAAGAAGAGACAAAGGTCATCGGCATTATTTATTTTCTGACCATTATACGATTTTCCATAGTACGAATGAACTTCAGGAAAGACATAAAATGCTCCCTGAGGAATGTTAGTTCTGATTCCCGGAATATCTTTTAAGAGCGATAAAATCAAATCGCGGCGTTTCAAAAATGCTTCACGCATCGGCAGCGTTAATTTTGGATCCGCCAGCATTGCGGCCTTCGCTGCTTTTTGTGCAATGGAGCAGGTACCTGAAGTGATTTGTCCCTGCATTTTATTACAAGCATCCGCAATAGTTTTGGAAGCACCGATAAAACCAATTCTCCAGCCCGTCATGGCAAATCCTTTGGAGACACCATTTACGGTTATGACTCTGTCCTTAATCGATTCAAAGGCTGCCAGACTTTCATGTTTGCCCATAAAGTTGATGTGCTCGTAAATTTCATCGGCAATGACATGCAATCCCGGATTTTTTTCCATCACCCGTGCAATACCGGCCAGTTCTTCTTTGGTGTAAACCGAACCTGTGGGATTACATGGTGTGGAGAAAATCATGAGTTTGGTTTTAGCGTTTACCGCTTTCTCCAATTGTTCCTCTGTAATTTTAAAATCGCTTTCGAGTGACGTTTTTATAAATACACATTTTCCTTCGGCCAGTTTCACCATTTCTTCATAAGAAACCCAAAATGGTGTTGGAATAATGACTTCATCTCCGGGATTCACCAAACTCATCACCACATTGGCAATGCTTTGCTTGGCACCGGTGGAGACAATAATTTGTTCCGGCGAATAATTCAATTGATTATCCCGCTTAAACTTTTCAGAAATCGCTTCACGCAAATCCTGATAACCATTCACCGGGGTGTACTTGGTGAAATTATCCTGAATAGCTTTTACAGCAGCTTCTTTAATAAAGTCTGGCGTATTAAAATCGGGTTCGCCTAGGCTGAGATTGATGATGTTCATCCCTTTGGCGCTGAGCTCGCGGCTCTTTCTTGCCATAGCTAAAGTGGCAGATTCGGTCAGGTTGTTGATCCGATCGGAAAGATGGTTCATAGTCTGGTATTCGATACAAATATAAAGTTTTGACCGCTCCACAAGGAAATAAAGTCGGAATATTCGTCCAATATCCAATCATCCCGATTAGTGTCCACTGGTGTAGTATTCCCCTAATTTGCTTTTTTTGCCCGTATTTTTGATTAGTCAAATTCTATCTATGAAAAAACAAGTGTTGAGTTTGTTCCTTGCCGGCGCACTGCTTCCGGCCATGGCACAACAATCGCAGAAGATCAAGTTTACCGAGTATGATCTTCCTAACGGACTTCATGTAATTCTCCATGAAGATCACAGTACCCCTATTGTAGCGGTTTCTGTATTGTATCACGTGGGATCTAAAAATGAGGACCCGAAACGTACTGGTTTTGCTCACTTTTTCGAACATTTATTGTTTGAAGGATCGGAGTATATCGGTCGCGGTGAGTACATGAAACTCATTCAGGAAAATGGAGGAGTTTTAAACGCGAACACGTCGTTCGACCGCACCTTTTATTTCGAAATCCTTCCTTCAAACCAGTTGGAATTGGCTTTGTGGATGGAATCGGAACGTATGTTGCATGCTAAAATTGATCCGGAAGGAGTTGAAACCCAACGCGGCGTTGTAAAAGAGGAGCTAAAGCAACGAAACGAAAACCAACCCTATGGTTCCATTCTCAACGAAATTTTCGGTCATGCCTTTACCGATCATCCTTATCGCTGGACCCCCGGTGGTTCTCCTGAGTATATCAACCAGGCGAAGCTCGAAGAGTTCATGGATTTTTACCATACGTTTTATGTCCCCAATAACGCCACCCTTTCCATTGCCGGCGATATTGATGTGAAAAAAGCGAAAGAATGGATTTCCCGCTATTTTGGTGACATTCCAAAAGGAACAAAAGAGATTCCGCGTCCGAAAATCGTTGAACCACGCAAAACCAAAGAAGTAAGAGACACGGTTTACGATCCGAATATTCAATTACCCGCTGTAGTCATGGGCTATCATATCCCTGCACAAGGCACTCCTGATTATTATGCGGTATCGATGCTTGGAACTTTATTATCCAACGGAAAAAGCTCTCGTTTATACAAAGGAGTTGTTGATGAAAAACAAAAAGCATTGTTTGCAGGAACATTCCCTTTACCAACCGAAGATCCGGGTATTGCATTAGCATTTGCCATTGCGAATATGGGTGTAAATGCTCAGGATTTGGAAGCTGCCATTAATGAGGAAATCACTAAAGTTCAAAACGAACTTATTTCTGAAGAAGAGTTTCAAAAACTGAAAAACCAAATGGAAAGCGATTTCATCAGCGGTTATTCAGATATGGCAGGTATTGCAGAAAACGCAGCTAACTACCATGTTTATTTTGGTGATGCCAACCTCATCAATAACGAACTTGAGCGCTATATGAAAGTTACCAGAGAAGATATTAAACGTGTGGCCAATGAATATTTCCGTAAGGAAAACCGTGTGGTGCTCTATTATCTTCCTAAGCAATAATCATCAATAAGTACGACCATGAAATTAAAATCTCTTATCATAAAAAGTGTATTGTCGGCCACCCTTGCGGTGATGATGATTCCGGCAATGGCACAGACGAAAGTCGACCGCAGCAAAAAACCGGTTGCGGGTCCTGCCCCTAAAGTTCAGATTGGCAAAATTGAATCCTTCATTATGCCAAACGGACTT
It contains:
- a CDS encoding D-glycero-beta-D-manno-heptose-7-phosphate kinase encodes the protein MDISAFIKSFSDTPVLVIGDVMIDAYLWGKVERISPEAPVPVINVTRKEDRLGGAANVALNLLALGAKPYICSVVGADRKGEELEALVRGWGLSAHGIISSEGRITTVKTRVISQSQQMMRVDEEQTDDLNSDEENRFIQSVKSLTSQVKPKVVVFEDYNKGVLTHRVIETLIAFFNQEKIATCVDPKKNNFFSYKNVTLFKPNLKELREGLKIEIDKSNKEQLSFAVKELEKQLHPEISLITLSEMGVMIKKDVQELFFPAHVRNIADVSGAGDTVIAVAALCLARESDIRVLAQLSNLAGGLVCERVGVVPIDKEQLIQEAIKEFLV
- a CDS encoding pyridoxal phosphate-dependent aminotransferase, coding for MNHLSDRINNLTESATLAMARKSRELSAKGMNIINLSLGEPDFNTPDFIKEAAVKAIQDNFTKYTPVNGYQDLREAISEKFKRDNQLNYSPEQIIVSTGAKQSIANVVMSLVNPGDEVIIPTPFWVSYEEMVKLAEGKCVFIKTSLESDFKITEEQLEKAVNAKTKLMIFSTPCNPTGSVYTKEELAGIARVMEKNPGLHVIADEIYEHINFMGKHESLAAFESIKDRVITVNGVSKGFAMTGWRIGFIGASKTIADACNKMQGQITSGTCSIAQKAAKAAMLADPKLTLPMREAFLKRRDLILSLLKDIPGIRTNIPQGAFYVFPEVHSYYGKSYNGQKINNADDLCLFLLEHGQIALVTGDAFGEPNCIRISYATSEDLITEAMKRLKNTLALLK
- a CDS encoding insulinase family protein; its protein translation is MKKQVLSLFLAGALLPAMAQQSQKIKFTEYDLPNGLHVILHEDHSTPIVAVSVLYHVGSKNEDPKRTGFAHFFEHLLFEGSEYIGRGEYMKLIQENGGVLNANTSFDRTFYFEILPSNQLELALWMESERMLHAKIDPEGVETQRGVVKEELKQRNENQPYGSILNEIFGHAFTDHPYRWTPGGSPEYINQAKLEEFMDFYHTFYVPNNATLSIAGDIDVKKAKEWISRYFGDIPKGTKEIPRPKIVEPRKTKEVRDTVYDPNIQLPAVVMGYHIPAQGTPDYYAVSMLGTLLSNGKSSRLYKGVVDEKQKALFAGTFPLPTEDPGIALAFAIANMGVNAQDLEAAINEEITKVQNELISEEEFQKLKNQMESDFISGYSDMAGIAENAANYHVYFGDANLINNELERYMKVTREDIKRVANEYFRKENRVVLYYLPKQ